One window from the genome of Trichocoleus sp. FACHB-46 encodes:
- a CDS encoding IS256 family transposase → MKESNPSAAKVDQLFDELLQDYSGPEAVLGEQGLLKQLTKRLVEKALQAELSHHLQQHNHPLTPGAELPRERRNSRNGFSKKTVQAELEELELQVPRDRFSQFEPVLVKKGQRRISGLDDKILALYARGLSTRDIQAQLEELYGVEISATLISQVTDAVAEEVRQWQGRPLDKVYPIVWLDALCVKVRSEGRVRSQAVYLVLGVNLEGHKELLGMWMSPAEGAKFWLSVLTELKNRGVEDVFIAWVDGLVGFPEAIKTVYPSARVQLCIVHLMRKSLKYVPWKLQREAVAELKPIYQAATVAEAEAALETFAQKWDEHYPSISQLWLRHWEHIIPLFDYPADIRRVIYTTNAIESLNRSLRKVLKTKGHFPSDESVFKLLYLALSNIAKRWTMPIPNWKQALSRFAIEFSDRLSH, encoded by the coding sequence ATGAAAGAATCGAATCCTTCTGCCGCCAAAGTCGACCAGTTGTTCGATGAACTGCTGCAAGATTACTCCGGACCCGAAGCCGTTCTTGGAGAACAAGGGTTGCTGAAGCAACTCACCAAGCGTTTGGTGGAAAAGGCGCTACAGGCAGAGTTAAGCCATCATCTTCAACAACACAACCACCCCTTGACTCCCGGAGCAGAGCTACCTAGGGAACGCCGTAATTCTCGCAACGGCTTCTCCAAGAAAACGGTGCAAGCCGAACTCGAAGAACTCGAACTTCAGGTACCTCGGGATCGCTTCAGCCAGTTCGAACCCGTTCTGGTCAAAAAAGGACAACGACGCATCAGTGGGTTGGATGACAAAATCCTCGCTCTCTATGCAAGGGGATTGAGCACCAGGGATATCCAAGCGCAGTTGGAAGAGCTCTATGGGGTGGAAATTTCTGCCACCTTGATTAGCCAGGTCACCGATGCCGTGGCTGAAGAGGTGCGCCAATGGCAAGGCCGACCCTTGGACAAGGTCTATCCGATTGTCTGGTTAGATGCGCTCTGTGTCAAAGTCCGCTCCGAAGGGCGAGTTAGGTCCCAGGCGGTCTACCTGGTCTTGGGGGTCAACCTCGAAGGGCACAAGGAACTGCTGGGGATGTGGATGTCTCCGGCAGAAGGCGCTAAGTTCTGGCTCTCGGTGCTGACGGAATTGAAAAACCGAGGGGTGGAAGATGTCTTTATCGCTTGGGTCGATGGTCTGGTGGGATTTCCAGAAGCCATCAAGACCGTTTATCCTAGTGCTCGGGTCCAGTTGTGCATCGTTCACTTGATGCGTAAATCGCTCAAGTATGTGCCCTGGAAGTTGCAGCGCGAAGCCGTAGCCGAACTCAAACCCATCTACCAGGCAGCCACGGTTGCGGAAGCGGAGGCAGCCCTCGAAACCTTTGCCCAGAAGTGGGACGAGCATTATCCTTCCATCAGTCAACTGTGGTTGCGGCACTGGGAGCACATCATTCCGTTGTTTGACTATCCGGCAGACATCCGACGAGTGATCTACACCACCAATGCCATTGAGTCACTCAATCGTTCTTTGCGTAAGGTGCTCAAGACCAAGGGGCACTTCCCCAGTGATGAGTCTGTCTTCAAATTGCTCTACCTGGCCCTGAGCAATATTGCCAAGCGATGGACGATGCCGATCCCCAACTGGAAGCAAGC
- a CDS encoding transposase yields the protein MNADKLKAFRQTAYQCLGRSHDAMFELGDAVLSSPSVTSFAELSCSPLFRQQWSSLYEALQDSRPQRRKLMRLYIEQMRQGERPVLAGDHTIWARPYATTLQERTYEHQVAMLGNRPVGVGQGWSTLAWIPESGTSWALPLRHERITSFESSISKAAWQLQQVCQVLSIRAISLWDSEYGCARFVLATADITCDKLMRLRSNSCFWTTPPTYSGRGRPRVHGDKFKLSDPPTWHCPDQQSEVDDPKQGRLRLRCWQGMHFRRLYSFLCKRSK from the coding sequence ATGAATGCTGACAAATTGAAGGCATTTCGTCAAACTGCCTACCAGTGTTTAGGACGATCCCATGACGCGATGTTTGAACTGGGGGATGCAGTCTTGAGTAGTCCCAGCGTCACAAGCTTTGCTGAACTCAGTTGTAGCCCTTTGTTTCGACAGCAGTGGTCAAGCTTGTATGAAGCTCTGCAAGATAGCCGTCCCCAACGGCGCAAGCTGATGCGACTGTACATTGAGCAGATGCGTCAAGGTGAGCGTCCTGTGCTAGCAGGTGATCACACCATCTGGGCACGTCCCTATGCAACTACCTTGCAGGAGCGTACTTACGAACATCAAGTTGCGATGCTCGGCAACCGACCCGTAGGAGTGGGGCAAGGCTGGAGTACCCTTGCGTGGATTCCCGAATCTGGCACCAGTTGGGCATTGCCCTTACGACATGAGCGCATCACCAGTTTCGAGAGTTCGATTAGCAAAGCGGCATGGCAACTGCAACAGGTGTGCCAAGTCCTGTCCATTCGCGCGATCTCCTTGTGGGATAGTGAGTATGGTTGTGCACGCTTTGTCTTGGCAACCGCAGACATCACCTGTGATAAGCTGATGCGCTTGCGCTCCAATAGCTGTTTTTGGACAACTCCGCCCACTTATAGCGGCAGAGGCAGACCGAGAGTGCATGGCGATAAGTTCAAGCTCAGTGACCCGCCTACCTGGCATTGCCCCGACCAGCAGAGTGAGGTGGATGACCCTAAGCAGGGACGATTACGCTTGAGATGCTGGCAGGGAATGCACTTTCGGAGACTGTACAGTTTTTTGTGTAAGCGGTCAAAATAA
- a CDS encoding DUF302 domain-containing protein, giving the protein MSAINGIINQISPYPVTETIDRLVSVLQAKEITIFARIDQRLEAEKVGLNLHPTQLLLFGNPKAGTLLMVAEPAIALDLPLKILAWEAADSQVWVSYNDPNYLKQRFSLSDEWVKNIAVIAPLIEQMLA; this is encoded by the coding sequence ATGAGCGCAATAAACGGTATCATCAATCAGATCAGCCCGTATCCGGTTACTGAAACCATTGATCGCTTGGTTTCAGTTTTACAGGCAAAAGAGATCACTATCTTTGCCCGCATTGATCAAAGGTTGGAAGCTGAAAAGGTTGGGTTAAACTTGCACCCAACACAGTTATTGCTGTTTGGCAACCCGAAAGCTGGGACGCTATTGATGGTAGCAGAACCTGCGATCGCCCTGGATTTACCCCTGAAAATACTGGCGTGGGAAGCGGCTGACAGCCAAGTTTGGGTAAGTTACAACGATCCCAATTATTTGAAGCAGCGGTTCTCTCTCTCGGATGAATGGGTCAAAAACATTGCAGTTATCGCACCTTTGATTGAACAAATGTTGGCTTAG
- a CDS encoding isochorismatase family protein: MNINKTDTAIVVIDPQNDVLSETGVSWDLVGDSVKANKTVENIEHIFKAAKRNDFEVFISPHYYYPTDHGWKFAGNLEQMMLEVKEFARTGSLSLDGFVGSGADWPERYKPFIEDGKPIVVNPHKVYGPQNNDLVLQLRKRNMSKVILLGMLANLCVEAHLRELLEQGFEILVVKDATAAPQHPELGDGYKAALINFGYLANAVLSTDDVVKAMA; encoded by the coding sequence ATGAATATCAACAAGACCGACACCGCAATCGTTGTGATTGATCCACAAAACGATGTTTTGAGTGAAACAGGAGTTTCTTGGGATTTAGTCGGGGATAGCGTCAAAGCAAACAAGACCGTTGAGAACATTGAGCACATCTTTAAAGCCGCAAAGCGGAACGACTTTGAAGTTTTCATCTCTCCCCACTACTACTACCCCACCGACCACGGCTGGAAATTTGCCGGCAATCTGGAGCAGATGATGCTTGAGGTTAAGGAATTTGCTCGCACTGGTTCCCTCAGCCTCGACGGATTTGTGGGTTCTGGTGCCGATTGGCCCGAACGCTATAAGCCCTTTATTGAAGACGGCAAACCCATCGTCGTCAATCCTCATAAAGTCTATGGGCCACAGAACAACGACTTGGTTTTGCAACTACGTAAGCGCAACATGAGCAAGGTTATTTTACTCGGCATGCTCGCCAATCTTTGCGTTGAAGCTCATCTGCGCGAGTTGCTAGAGCAAGGATTTGAAATCCTTGTCGTTAAGGATGCGACGGCTGCTCCGCAGCATCCAGAGCTAGGTGATGGCTATAAGGCCGCGTTGATCAACTTTGGCTATCTTGCTAACGCTGTTTTGTCTACAGACGACGTTGTCAAAGCAATGGCGTAA
- a CDS encoding SDR family oxidoreductase, with protein sequence MKKLEGKVALITGGTSGIGLATAKAFIAEGAYVFITGRRQRELDAAVDALGENVVGVQSDVSNMADLDRLFTTIKQKQGRLDVVFANAGGGEIVPLGSITEEHFDKTFNTNVKGLLFTVQKALPLMPEGTSIILNASTASVKGTPAFSVYSATKAAVRSFARNWTLDLKDRKIRVNALSPGVVLTPGYELLGLNEQQIKEFVDSQAVSIPIGRVGTPDEIAKAVVFLASDDSSFVNGIELFVDGGMAQI encoded by the coding sequence ATGAAAAAGTTAGAAGGAAAAGTTGCGCTTATCACCGGCGGCACCAGCGGCATCGGGCTCGCTACTGCTAAGGCCTTTATTGCCGAAGGAGCCTATGTCTTTATCACAGGCCGCCGCCAGCGTGAACTAGATGCTGCTGTAGATGCGCTTGGTGAAAATGTTGTGGGGGTGCAGAGCGACGTCTCTAATATGGCAGACCTCGATCGCTTGTTCACTACAATCAAGCAAAAGCAAGGTCGATTGGATGTGGTCTTCGCCAATGCAGGGGGAGGAGAGATCGTCCCGCTCGGCTCAATTACTGAAGAACACTTTGACAAAACGTTCAACACCAACGTCAAAGGTCTGTTATTTACTGTGCAGAAAGCTCTGCCTCTAATGCCAGAGGGAACTTCAATCATTCTGAATGCCTCAACGGCTTCGGTCAAAGGCACGCCAGCCTTCAGCGTGTACAGCGCGACCAAAGCGGCGGTGCGATCGTTTGCCCGCAATTGGACACTCGACCTCAAGGATCGCAAGATTCGGGTGAATGCCCTTAGCCCCGGCGTGGTGCTGACGCCAGGCTACGAGCTGCTTGGGCTGAATGAGCAGCAGATAAAGGAATTTGTGGACAGCCAGGCCGTCAGCATCCCCATCGGGCGAGTTGGCACACCGGATGAGATTGCCAAAGCTGTGGTTTTTCTTGCTTCGGACGATAGCAGCTTTGTCAACGGCATTGAGTTATTTGTTGATGGCGGGATGGCACAGATTTAA
- a CDS encoding alpha/beta hydrolase, with protein sequence MNTASAQANKPTIVFVHGAFAESSSWNGVLAKLIPKGYPTVAVANPLRGVKSDADYVASVLKDINGPIVLVAHSYGGSVTTNAVNGNNNVKALVYVAGFAPDEGETAAELSGRYPGSTLTPTLAPPVVLPDGGKDLYIQQSKFHAQFAADLPASDAELMASTQRPIVEAAFTEASGAPAWKSIPSWFIYGERDLNIPAAVHAFMAERANSKETVVVSGSSHVVMISHSDAVAEIIEHAATAP encoded by the coding sequence ATGAATACTGCTAGTGCACAAGCCAATAAACCCACGATCGTGTTTGTTCATGGCGCGTTCGCCGAGTCTTCCAGTTGGAATGGTGTATTGGCCAAACTGATTCCGAAAGGTTACCCAACGGTTGCTGTGGCTAATCCCCTACGTGGCGTTAAGAGTGATGCAGACTATGTTGCTAGCGTCCTTAAAGACATCAATGGTCCCATCGTGCTGGTTGCACATTCCTACGGAGGTTCGGTAACGACCAATGCGGTTAATGGTAACAACAATGTGAAAGCACTGGTCTACGTTGCTGGCTTTGCTCCTGACGAAGGCGAGACTGCCGCCGAACTCTCAGGACGTTATCCGGGCAGCACGCTCACGCCGACCCTCGCACCGCCGGTTGTCCTGCCCGATGGTGGCAAAGACCTATACATTCAGCAGAGCAAGTTCCATGCTCAATTTGCTGCGGATCTGCCCGCTAGTGACGCGGAACTGATGGCTAGTACCCAGCGTCCGATTGTGGAAGCCGCGTTTACTGAAGCCTCCGGTGCGCCTGCATGGAAATCTATCCCGTCCTGGTTTATTTATGGCGAACGGGACTTGAACATTCCAGCAGCGGTGCATGCTTTCATGGCGGAGCGAGCCAACTCAAAGGAAACCGTTGTTGTAAGTGGCTCATCTCATGTCGTGATGATTTCTCATTCGGATGCGGTCGCTGAGATCATCGAGCATGCTGCAACTGCGCCATAG
- a CDS encoding DUF6130 family protein, producing MINYTPSAKDIIGSSPLIAIENEAPPKLIVDPPLPEPLSQGRVFIQYRTENLRVLLVFGKGALDVSPRIGHIHITVDDAPWHFVDASGETIILVGLEPGLHKVLIELADPTHKVITSETVTFTVPDLKR from the coding sequence ATGATCAATTACACCCCAAGCGCCAAGGACATCATCGGCTCATCTCCGCTGATCGCGATCGAAAACGAAGCACCACCCAAGCTAATTGTCGATCCGCCACTTCCCGAACCGCTGTCCCAGGGACGTGTCTTCATTCAGTATCGAACGGAGAATTTGCGCGTGTTGCTCGTGTTCGGCAAAGGTGCGCTCGATGTATCGCCTCGTATCGGACATATCCACATCACCGTTGATGACGCGCCGTGGCACTTTGTCGATGCCAGTGGTGAAACAATCATTCTAGTTGGTCTGGAACCTGGTTTACACAAGGTGCTGATCGAACTAGCAGATCCTACGCACAAAGTGATTACCAGCGAAACAGTGACGTTCACAGTGCCCGATCTTAAGCGATGA
- a CDS encoding alpha/beta hydrolase translates to MVAQVNSPTAKILEVADDPRLSREVKAFLKELNSGGVPLETLPPSEARQVLVDAQASVPVDLSGIEESEKTITADGYTITLNIVRPEGVEGILPAFIFIHGGGWVLGDYPTHKHMVRNLVVLSGFAGVFVNYTRTPDAQYPQAINEIYAATKWVAEHGEEIGVDGKNLAVVGNSVGGNMTAVTALQSKEKGGPHIKLQIMMWPIVDASFETDSYHQFGDKRFLTTPGMKWMYDMYIPDPEKRKDIYASPLQATVEQLKGLPPALIQVAESDILRDGGEAYGRKLDEAGVTVTTVRYNGMIHDFGLLTGLAEVPAVRSLFVQAAAELKKHLQ, encoded by the coding sequence ATGGTTGCTCAAGTAAACTCACCAACAGCAAAGATTTTGGAAGTTGCAGATGATCCACGTCTTTCCAGGGAGGTAAAGGCATTTTTGAAGGAGCTAAATTCAGGAGGTGTGCCTCTAGAGACATTACCTCCATCCGAAGCACGTCAAGTACTCGTGGATGCACAGGCTTCTGTTCCAGTCGATCTTTCCGGCATTGAAGAGTCTGAGAAGACGATTACTGCTGATGGTTACACGATCACACTCAATATCGTGCGACCTGAAGGGGTCGAAGGCATATTGCCTGCTTTCATCTTTATTCATGGCGGCGGTTGGGTATTGGGCGATTACCCAACGCACAAGCACATGGTTCGCAATCTCGTTGTGCTTTCTGGGTTTGCGGGTGTCTTTGTCAACTACACGCGCACGCCAGATGCTCAGTATCCACAAGCAATTAATGAGATCTATGCTGCCACTAAATGGGTCGCTGAGCACGGGGAAGAAATTGGAGTTGATGGTAAAAACCTGGCAGTTGTCGGCAACAGTGTTGGCGGAAATATGACAGCAGTAACTGCTTTGCAGTCGAAAGAAAAAGGAGGACCACACATCAAGTTGCAAATTATGATGTGGCCGATTGTAGACGCTAGTTTTGAAACGGATTCTTATCATCAATTTGGTGACAAACGTTTCTTAACTACACCAGGGATGAAGTGGATGTATGACATGTACATCCCTGACCCAGAAAAGCGCAAGGATATCTATGCCTCTCCCCTACAGGCGACGGTTGAGCAACTGAAAGGCTTGCCTCCAGCGTTAATTCAGGTGGCAGAGAGTGATATTTTGCGTGATGGTGGCGAGGCTTATGGACGCAAGCTCGATGAGGCTGGAGTGACAGTGACAACCGTGCGTTACAACGGCATGATTCATGATTTTGGGCTGCTGACTGGTTTAGCCGAGGTTCCGGCAGTTCGTTCTCTGTTTGTTCAGGCTGCTGCTGAATTGAAGAAACACCTGCAATAA
- a CDS encoding SidA/IucD/PvdA family monooxygenase produces the protein MTTTIDSNFAACEALRLLGPDPENWVPDRPGIDHNVTIIGGSGSGSTFVFALRRAGIGRVTEIDAADDEAHAGVWLTRARMRTLRTPKNLPGPELGIPELSFQAWYEARHGAAAYAEIDRIERVDWAEYLSWYRHFLGIQVRYQTKLVRIEPATGFFRLHFEVNGVPQVETTRKIIFANGVAGTGGPYIPPVLADLPRTLYAHTVDAIDFEALRGKTVAVLGAAASAFDAAGVALESGAKAVHLFVRRSAIASLSLLRVRDYPGAYDNYPQLPDSARWLQAWRFHQAGTAPPPKSIERAIAFPNFHIHLSAPWKSARKMGDAEAAAKGERIAIQVNDDVFEFDFAIAGTGYFVDPTQRPELADFAQHIALWRDRYEPPEDLRDDNLGMHPYLGNAHEYQEKVLGTAPYLKDIHVFNPAGLVSFGLPVGDIHSIRRDVPAIVSRISHDLFFKDWAHHEARITGDIAPDFENSLYAAAVWKQPSGQQSARSTAFSPVTNRSD, from the coding sequence ATGACAACAACGATCGATTCCAATTTTGCTGCCTGCGAAGCGCTGCGCCTGCTTGGTCCCGATCCCGAGAACTGGGTACCCGATCGCCCTGGTATTGATCACAATGTCACGATAATCGGTGGCAGCGGCAGCGGTAGCACCTTTGTATTTGCACTACGGCGTGCTGGAATCGGGCGCGTGACGGAGATCGATGCAGCAGATGACGAAGCTCATGCAGGGGTGTGGTTGACGCGAGCACGGATGAGAACGCTCCGCACGCCAAAGAATCTGCCTGGTCCAGAACTAGGAATCCCAGAATTGTCCTTCCAAGCCTGGTACGAAGCTCGACACGGTGCGGCAGCCTATGCGGAGATCGATCGCATTGAGCGGGTGGATTGGGCTGAGTACCTCAGTTGGTATCGGCATTTTCTCGGTATCCAGGTTCGTTACCAAACGAAGTTGGTGCGGATAGAGCCAGCCACAGGTTTCTTCCGTCTACACTTTGAGGTAAACGGTGTCCCGCAGGTGGAGACTACGCGCAAAATTATCTTCGCCAATGGCGTGGCTGGCACTGGTGGTCCATACATACCTCCAGTATTGGCTGACTTACCCCGCACGCTGTACGCCCATACCGTCGATGCCATTGATTTTGAAGCACTGCGCGGCAAAACTGTGGCAGTGCTAGGTGCGGCGGCTTCAGCTTTCGATGCAGCAGGAGTGGCGCTGGAATCAGGCGCTAAGGCAGTACACCTATTTGTACGGCGATCGGCGATCGCATCTCTGTCATTACTCCGGGTACGAGATTACCCTGGCGCTTACGACAACTATCCCCAACTACCCGATTCAGCCCGCTGGTTACAGGCTTGGCGCTTTCATCAAGCAGGCACCGCACCACCACCAAAGTCGATTGAGCGAGCGATCGCATTCCCAAACTTTCACATCCACCTATCTGCACCTTGGAAATCGGCACGGAAAATGGGTGATGCGGAAGCCGCCGCCAAGGGCGAACGCATTGCCATCCAGGTGAACGATGATGTTTTCGAGTTTGATTTTGCGATCGCTGGCACGGGTTACTTCGTTGACCCAACACAGCGTCCCGAACTAGCCGACTTCGCTCAGCATATTGCCCTCTGGCGCGATCGCTACGAGCCACCAGAAGACTTGCGCGACGACAATCTGGGGATGCACCCTTACCTTGGTAACGCCCACGAATACCAAGAGAAAGTACTTGGCACTGCCCCTTACCTGAAAGACATTCACGTCTTTAATCCGGCTGGTTTAGTTAGCTTCGGTTTGCCAGTGGGTGACATTCACAGCATCCGCCGTGACGTACCTGCAATCGTATCGCGCATCAGTCACGACTTGTTCTTTAAGGACTGGGCGCATCATGAGGCAAGGATCACAGGCGATATTGCCCCCGATTTCGAGAACTCGCTCTATGCGGCTGCGGTGTGGAAACAACCATCGGGGCAGCAATCCGCTAGGTCAACAGCTTTTTCACCAGTAACAAATCGTTCTGACTGA
- a CDS encoding response regulator transcription factor → MSQPTAIRVLIIDDHAIVRQGLVAMIDNQPDMTLVGQAGNGQEAIDQYRQLQPDVTLMDLRMPQVSGVDATMAICAEFAHAHIIILTTYDGDEDIYRGLRAGAKGYLLKDAEPEELLSAIHVVHRGQQYIPAHVGAKLAQRINHRELSDRELEVLQLVAQGMSNLQISAALNIAESTVKSNINHILSKLGAKDRTQATIIALKRGIASL, encoded by the coding sequence ATGAGTCAGCCTACAGCTATTCGCGTTTTAATTATTGATGACCACGCAATTGTGCGACAAGGACTGGTTGCAATGATTGACAATCAACCAGATATGACGTTGGTGGGTCAAGCGGGCAATGGACAGGAAGCGATCGACCAATATCGCCAGCTACAGCCTGATGTCACCTTAATGGACTTACGGATGCCGCAGGTGAGTGGTGTGGATGCAACGATGGCAATTTGTGCTGAGTTTGCCCACGCACACATTATTATCCTGACAACCTACGATGGGGATGAAGATATCTATCGAGGATTACGCGCCGGAGCCAAGGGCTATCTGCTCAAGGATGCCGAACCTGAGGAACTCCTCAGTGCCATTCATGTTGTTCATAGGGGTCAGCAATACATTCCCGCTCACGTTGGCGCTAAACTAGCGCAGCGGATAAACCATCGAGAGTTGAGCGATCGCGAACTAGAAGTCCTTCAATTGGTAGCTCAGGGGATGAGCAATCTGCAAATCAGCGCTGCCTTAAATATTGCTGAAAGCACTGTTAAATCGAACATCAACCACATCTTGAGCAAACTGGGAGCGAAAGACCGCACACAAGCGACCATTATTGCTCTGAAGCGAGGAATCGCTAGCTTGTAG